From the genome of Wolbachia endosymbiont (group B) of Parapoynx stratiotata, one region includes:
- the tgt gene encoding tRNA guanosine(34) transglycosylase Tgt — protein sequence MEKFSFRITKQSGSARVGTIKTPNGSIETPAFIFCATKAAIKAADIERIREAGTQIILSNTYHLMLQPGEDTVAKLGGLHKMMGWSGPMLTDSGGYQIFSLGHGSVSEEIKGVRQKQKTLIKINEDGAIFRSYINGKTYCLTPEKSIQIQQKLGADLILVLDECTPFHVSKEYTRKSMLMSHRWAERSLNEFEKNNNGKQVLYGISQGGVYQDLRRESCDFINDLPFFGQAIGGSLGQSKEQMYDVVSFTMEHLKKDRPTHLLGIGGIVDIFRGVELGVDTFDCVHPTRLARHGGALVKVKNRDSISSKCKEHINLRNQRFELDDNPIESDCLCFTCRKHSRAYIHHLLKAKELLAYTLVTIHNVFFMNKLMESIRQAILNDRLDQEKNNWISEIPLHCELYT from the coding sequence ATGGAAAAGTTCTCGTTTAGGATAACCAAGCAATCAGGTTCTGCAAGAGTTGGAACGATCAAAACTCCAAATGGAAGTATAGAAACACCAGCATTTATATTTTGTGCAACCAAAGCTGCTATTAAAGCTGCAGATATCGAGAGAATCAGAGAAGCAGGTACTCAGATAATACTTTCCAACACCTATCACCTAATGCTCCAACCGGGAGAGGATACTGTGGCAAAGCTTGGTGGCTTGCACAAGATGATGGGATGGAGTGGGCCAATGCTCACTGATTCTGGTGGATACCAGATATTTAGTTTAGGACACGGATCAGTTTCAGAAGAGATAAAGGGAGTAAGACAGAAACAAAAAACTCTGATCAAAATTAACGAGGATGGGGCAATTTTTCGTTCTTACATAAATGGTAAAACTTATTGTCTAACTCCTGAAAAGTCGATACAAATTCAACAAAAATTAGGTGCAGATTTAATCTTAGTTTTAGATGAATGTACTCCATTTCACGTCAGCAAGGAGTACACAAGGAAATCGATGCTCATGAGCCATAGATGGGCTGAACGTTCTTTAAATGAATTTGAAAAAAATAATAATGGCAAACAGGTGCTTTATGGAATTAGTCAAGGCGGAGTGTATCAAGATTTGCGTAGAGAAAGTTGTGATTTTATCAACGATTTGCCATTTTTTGGTCAAGCAATAGGTGGATCACTTGGTCAAAGTAAAGAGCAGATGTATGATGTAGTTTCCTTTACTATGGAACATTTAAAAAAAGATAGGCCTACTCATTTGCTTGGTATTGGTGGAATTGTAGACATTTTTCGTGGAGTAGAGCTTGGAGTTGATACATTTGATTGCGTGCATCCAACTCGCCTCGCAAGACATGGTGGCGCGCTTGTTAAAGTAAAAAATAGAGATTCTATTTCTTCAAAGTGCAAAGAGCATATTAATTTGCGAAATCAACGATTCGAACTAGATGATAACCCAATTGAGAGTGATTGTTTGTGCTTTACCTGCAGAAAACATTCAAGAGCTTATATACACCATCTACTGAAAGCTAAAGAGTTGCTGGCTTATACACTCGTTACCATTCACAATGTTTTCTTCATGAATAAGTTGATGGAATCAATAAGACAAGCAATATTGAATGATAGGTTAGATCAGGAAAAAAATAATTGGATTAGTGAAATACCGCTGCATTGTGAATTATATACCTAG
- the nuoE gene encoding NADH-quinone oxidoreductase subunit NuoE yields the protein MKEKEEQFSFTPDNLSKAKKSIEMYPKGREGSAVMPLLYLVQEQCGWVPESAMRYVADMLHIPHIRVYEVANFYTMYNLKPVGKYLIQVCRTTPCWLCNSEEVLSTFKKKLGINIGETTKDNLFTLKEVECLGACVNAPVVQINNDFYENLTPEKVENIIAELSSK from the coding sequence ATGAAAGAGAAAGAAGAGCAGTTTAGTTTTACACCAGACAATCTTAGCAAAGCAAAAAAGTCTATAGAGATGTATCCTAAAGGTAGAGAAGGAAGCGCTGTTATGCCTTTACTGTATCTAGTACAAGAACAATGCGGATGGGTTCCTGAATCTGCCATGCGCTACGTTGCTGACATGCTTCATATTCCACATATTCGCGTGTATGAAGTGGCAAATTTTTATACCATGTATAATTTAAAGCCAGTAGGTAAATATCTAATACAAGTTTGTAGAACAACTCCTTGCTGGTTATGCAATAGCGAGGAAGTTTTAAGTACCTTTAAAAAGAAGCTTGGAATCAATATCGGTGAAACCACTAAAGATAATCTATTTACTTTAAAGGAAGTTGAATGTCTTGGTGCATGTGTTAATGCCCCTGTTGTACAGATCAATAACGATTTTTATGAAAACCTCACTCCTGAAAAAGTGGAAAATATCATAGCAGAACTTTCAAGTAAATAG
- a CDS encoding ankyrin repeat domain-containing protein, with protein sequence MPEVTGQDSNKESRIENELQQDYEYELIKSLFMFPDRRHLVDIAEATKGSFDNLMCAWLVTTELTDSQEELDEELLSIFSAMRSLSAGDSYRQLQKFLLNNKDNQDLKTVLNCERGESSLTILHIISSMAWARKQYDCAVSLLLEAGADPNIKNDKGRTPLHYATGPYSIAALLEKGADLNAEDNEKKTPLHHVASVGCSEGVVLLLEKGAISDQSDKQGKTPLQVARDNHHEHIEKYFVTYKREKLSDKLRSIMETKDWFEDGSGYVLTKRQGGLRRKLLKIYKNS encoded by the coding sequence ATGCCAGAAGTTACTGGGCAAGATTCTAATAAGGAAAGTAGAATAGAAAACGAGCTACAACAGGATTATGAATATGAATTGATTAAAAGTTTATTCATGTTTCCTGATAGGCGTCATTTGGTAGATATTGCTGAAGCTACAAAAGGCTCGTTTGATAATTTAATGTGTGCGTGGCTTGTTACAACTGAGTTGACAGACAGTCAAGAAGAGTTAGATGAGGAATTGCTATCTATTTTTAGTGCAATGAGATCTTTGAGTGCAGGAGATAGTTACCGACAACTTCAAAAGTTTTTATTAAATAATAAAGATAATCAAGATCTAAAAACCGTTCTTAATTGTGAAAGGGGAGAGTCTAGTTTGACGATATTGCACATAATATCAAGTATGGCTTGGGCAAGAAAACAATATGATTGTGCCGTAAGTTTGCTTTTAGAAGCAGGAGCTGACCCTAATATCAAGAATGATAAAGGAAGGACACCATTACACTATGCTACTGGACCTTATAGTATAGCTGCTCTCTTAGAAAAGGGAGCTGACCTTAATGCAGAAGATAATGAAAAAAAAACGCCTTTGCATCATGTTGCTAGTGTTGGTTGTTCTGAAGGCGTAGTTTTACTCTTAGAGAAAGGAGCTATTTCTGATCAAAGTGATAAACAAGGAAAAACTCCTCTGCAAGTTGCACGTGATAATCATCATGAACATATTGAAAAGTACTTTGTGACTTATAAGCGAGAGAAGTTGAGTGATAAGTTACGCTCTATAATGGAAACAAAAGACTGGTTCGAAGATGGTTCAGGTTACGTTTTAACTAAGAGACAGGGGGGCTTGAGAAGAAAGTTGTTGAAGATCTACAAGAATTCTTAG